One region of Pseudomonas sp. ABC1 genomic DNA includes:
- a CDS encoding DUF3087 domain-containing protein has protein sequence MTLFEIQPMEPQRYRQQTRRITLLVVVIFAALGLGLSTLAVQLFGTPEGDNFRLNVAGVLVGLLASILLIRFVFWPRPWMAPAVYGWRLKRSLMRVTNRMHLVRQAVAADDPSAMKLLRFYHLGVIQMCSLDGNPNGLDNMVHEIDRHLEHMLRLGLEPEQNRLEGEWLEALKGM, from the coding sequence GTGACGCTTTTCGAAATCCAGCCGATGGAGCCACAGCGCTACCGGCAACAGACACGCCGCATCACCTTGCTGGTGGTTGTCATCTTCGCTGCCCTGGGGCTGGGTTTGTCGACCCTGGCGGTGCAACTGTTCGGTACGCCGGAGGGCGATAACTTCCGCTTGAATGTGGCTGGCGTGCTGGTCGGGCTACTGGCGAGCATCCTGTTGATCCGCTTCGTATTCTGGCCGCGTCCGTGGATGGCGCCCGCCGTGTATGGCTGGCGCCTCAAGCGCAGCCTGATGCGCGTCACCAACCGGATGCACCTTGTCCGGCAGGCGGTGGCCGCGGATGATCCCTCGGCGATGAAACTGCTGCGTTTCTACCACCTCGGGGTGATCCAGATGTGCAGCCTGGACGGCAACCCCAATGGCCTGGACAACATGGTGCACGAGATCGACCGCCACCTTGAGCACATGCTGCGCCTTGGGCTGGAGCCGGAGCAGAATCGGCTCGAAGGCGAATGGCTGGAAGCGCTCAAGGGGATGTAA
- a CDS encoding SulP family inorganic anion transporter — MTIARLRTDALAGLTTSFALVPECIAFALVAQVNPLMGLYGAIIICTLTALFGGRPGMVSGAAGSMAVVIVALVVQHGAQYLLATVLLGGALMLLFGALRLGKLVRMVPHPVMLGFVNGLAIVIALSQLEHFKAQHHWLDGTALQTMLALVALTMAIVYLLPRLTRAIPSALAAIVSVGLLTYALDLPTRTLGDMAQIAGGLPRPQLPDIPWNLQTLAIIAPYATLMALVGLLETLLTLNLTDEITESRGHPNRECLALGAANITSGLFGGMGGCAMIGQTMINLESGGRGRLSGAVAGLMILAFVLFLSPLIEAIPLAALVGVMLVVAQRTFAWASLNALRKVPAQDGLVIIAVTLITVFTDLATAVLCGIVIAALNFAWQQARDLYADAHQEADGCKVYTVHGTLFFASTTQFLSLFDSHADPQQVTLDCRHLSFVDYSAIAALKTLRERYAKAGKQLRVIHLSERCRQLLRRAGVKAGES; from the coding sequence ATGACTATCGCCCGCCTGCGTACCGATGCACTGGCCGGACTCACCACGTCCTTCGCCCTGGTGCCCGAGTGCATCGCCTTCGCCCTGGTCGCCCAGGTCAACCCGCTGATGGGGCTGTATGGGGCGATCATCATCTGCACCCTGACCGCGCTGTTCGGCGGCCGTCCCGGAATGGTGTCAGGCGCGGCCGGCTCGATGGCGGTGGTGATCGTCGCCCTCGTCGTACAGCACGGCGCACAGTACCTGCTGGCCACGGTGCTGCTCGGCGGCGCGCTGATGCTGCTGTTCGGCGCGCTGCGCCTGGGCAAGCTGGTGCGCATGGTGCCGCACCCGGTGATGCTCGGGTTCGTCAACGGCCTGGCCATCGTCATCGCGTTGTCGCAGCTGGAGCACTTCAAGGCGCAACATCACTGGCTCGACGGCACGGCCTTGCAGACCATGCTGGCCCTGGTGGCGCTGACCATGGCCATCGTCTACCTGCTGCCCCGGCTGACCCGTGCCATTCCCTCCGCCCTGGCCGCCATCGTCAGTGTCGGCCTGCTGACCTACGCCCTCGACCTGCCGACGCGCACCCTCGGCGACATGGCGCAGATCGCCGGCGGCCTGCCACGCCCGCAACTGCCGGACATTCCCTGGAACCTGCAGACCCTGGCCATCATCGCCCCCTACGCCACGCTGATGGCACTGGTCGGGCTGCTGGAAACCCTGCTGACCCTCAACCTCACCGACGAAATCACCGAAAGCCGTGGCCACCCCAACCGCGAGTGCCTGGCCCTCGGCGCCGCCAACATCACCTCGGGGCTGTTCGGAGGCATGGGGGGCTGCGCGATGATCGGCCAGACCATGATCAACCTGGAGTCAGGCGGACGCGGGCGGCTTTCGGGCGCTGTCGCCGGCCTGATGATCCTTGCCTTCGTGCTGTTTCTGTCGCCACTGATCGAGGCCATACCACTGGCGGCGCTGGTCGGCGTGATGCTCGTGGTGGCCCAGCGCACCTTCGCCTGGGCCTCGCTGAATGCCCTGCGCAAGGTGCCGGCCCAGGATGGCCTGGTGATCATCGCCGTCACCCTGATCACCGTTTTCACCGACCTGGCCACCGCCGTGCTCTGCGGCATCGTCATCGCGGCGCTCAACTTCGCCTGGCAGCAGGCCCGCGACCTCTATGCCGACGCCCATCAGGAGGCCGATGGCTGCAAGGTCTACACGGTGCACGGCACGCTGTTCTTCGCCTCGACCACCCAGTTCCTCAGCCTGTTCGACAGCCATGCCGACCCGCAACAGGTCACGCTGGACTGCCGCCACCTGAGCTTCGTCGATTATTCGGCCATCGCCGCCTTGAAGACCCTGCGCGAGCGCTATGCCAAGGCGGGCAAGCAACTGCGAGTCATCCACCTCTCGGAGCGCTGCCGCCAGTTGCTGCGCCGTGCAGGCGTCAAGGCCGGGGAGTCGTAG
- the cysW gene encoding sulfate ABC transporter permease subunit CysW, translating to MKKPDSWHQWLLITLGLGLVALLLVTPLALIFSKALSGGWALLADNLAQDYMLHAIGLTLLVAALTVPLNLVFGILLAWCVTHYDFRGRKLLTTLVDIPYAVSPVVAGLCYLVVYGLESAIGRWFYDNGMQLMFAWPGIVMVTVFVTAPYVARILIPVMQSQGDAEEVSALCLGANGWQIFRHVTLPNIKWALLYGVVVSNARAVGEFGAVSVVSGTILNQTLTLPLLVDQLNNDYKPAAAFTAAALLACMALFTLLLKTWMEWRQRVNMSRAEG from the coding sequence ATGAAAAAACCCGACTCCTGGCACCAGTGGTTGCTGATCACCCTCGGCCTCGGCCTGGTCGCGCTGCTGCTGGTGACCCCGCTGGCACTGATCTTCAGCAAGGCCCTCAGCGGCGGCTGGGCGCTGCTGGCGGACAACCTCGCGCAGGACTACATGCTGCACGCCATCGGCCTGACCCTGCTGGTGGCGGCGCTGACCGTGCCGCTCAACCTGGTGTTCGGTATCCTGCTGGCCTGGTGCGTGACCCACTACGACTTTCGCGGACGCAAGCTGCTGACCACCCTGGTGGACATTCCCTACGCCGTGTCGCCAGTGGTCGCCGGCCTCTGCTACCTGGTCGTGTACGGGCTGGAAAGCGCCATCGGACGCTGGTTCTACGATAACGGCATGCAACTGATGTTCGCCTGGCCGGGCATCGTCATGGTCACCGTATTCGTCACCGCGCCTTACGTGGCGCGCATCCTGATCCCGGTCATGCAATCCCAGGGCGACGCCGAGGAAGTCTCGGCGCTGTGCCTGGGCGCCAACGGCTGGCAGATCTTCCGCCACGTCACCCTGCCCAATATCAAGTGGGCGCTGCTGTATGGCGTGGTGGTGAGCAATGCACGGGCGGTCGGCGAGTTCGGCGCGGTGTCGGTGGTGTCCGGCACCATCCTCAACCAGACCCTGACCCTGCCGCTGCTGGTGGACCAGTTGAACAACGACTACAAGCCTGCCGCCGCCTTCACCGCCGCCGCGCTGCTGGCCTGCATGGCGCTGTTCACGCTGCTGCTGAAGACCTGGATGGAATGGCGCCAGCGCGTCAACATGAGTCGCGCCGAGGGCTGA
- the cysT gene encoding sulfate ABC transporter permease subunit CysT: MSKTPSFFLQNPLLPGFGLSFGFSVFYLSLVILFPLSALLLYVSDMSWAQYWQAISDPRVVQSYKVTVSGAFYSTIAAVLIGLLIAWIISRYDFPGRRLVDALVDLPFALPTSVAGLTLATLLVPGGWLGQWFDGLGIKIAYAYPGILIAMVFTSLPFVVRTVQPVLESLGSEYEEAASTLGANKLQTFFYVVLPSLAPALITGASQSFIRSLGEFGAVIMIAGNIPFKTEVSSLMIFVRLQEFNYPAAAAIASVILLASLFMLFSLQVLQGRIFKWQRQGK; the protein is encoded by the coding sequence GTGAGCAAAACCCCTTCTTTCTTCCTGCAGAACCCGCTTCTGCCGGGATTCGGCCTGAGCTTCGGCTTCAGTGTCTTCTACCTGTCGCTGGTGATCCTGTTCCCGCTGTCGGCGTTGTTGCTGTATGTCAGCGACATGAGCTGGGCGCAATACTGGCAGGCCATCAGCGACCCTCGGGTGGTGCAGAGCTACAAGGTGACGGTCAGCGGCGCCTTCTACTCCACCATCGCCGCCGTGCTGATCGGCCTGTTGATCGCCTGGATCATCAGCCGCTATGACTTCCCCGGCCGCCGCCTGGTGGACGCACTGGTGGACCTGCCGTTCGCCCTGCCCACCTCGGTCGCCGGCCTGACCCTGGCGACCCTGCTGGTGCCCGGCGGCTGGCTCGGCCAGTGGTTCGACGGGCTGGGCATCAAGATCGCCTACGCCTACCCCGGCATCCTCATCGCCATGGTCTTCACCAGCCTGCCATTCGTGGTGCGCACCGTGCAGCCAGTGCTGGAAAGCCTGGGCAGCGAATACGAAGAAGCGGCCAGCACCCTGGGCGCCAACAAGTTGCAGACGTTCTTCTACGTGGTGCTGCCGAGCCTGGCGCCAGCGCTGATCACCGGCGCGTCGCAATCCTTCATCCGCAGCCTGGGCGAGTTCGGCGCGGTGATCATGATCGCCGGCAATATCCCGTTCAAGACCGAAGTCTCGTCCCTGATGATTTTCGTCCGCCTGCAGGAGTTCAACTACCCGGCGGCGGCAGCTATCGCATCGGTGATCCTGCTGGCCTCGTTGTTCATGCTCTTCAGCCTGCAAGTGTTGCAGGGACGTATCTTCAAATGGCAGCGGCAAGGCAAATGA
- the cysP gene encoding thiosulfate ABC transporter substrate-binding protein CysP: MLKKLLLASAVATALFSSAATLAAEKPILNASYDIARELFAEINPKFVAHWKAQTGKEQKIDQSFAGTSRQAQDIIQGKKVDTVTFNQVTDVDILAKRGLVRADWAKQFDNNSSPYYSTTAFLVRKGNPKGIKNWDDLARSDVKLVFPNPKTSGNARYSYLGAWLYANEAFKGDEGKIKEFVGKVLHNVENFPTGGRGATVAFAQNGQGDVLLTFESEVVNIANGEEFKSGEFEVVVPPVSVLAEFPVAVVDKVVDEKGTREVATEYLKFQYSKDIQQLLTTYNYRVHHPEVVAATKAQFPAIRLINPTEVLGSWDDITAKHFDGNGILDQLLASGR; encoded by the coding sequence ATGCTCAAGAAACTCCTTCTGGCATCCGCCGTTGCCACTGCCTTGTTCAGCAGCGCTGCCACGCTTGCAGCGGAAAAGCCGATCCTGAATGCCTCGTATGACATCGCCCGCGAGCTTTTCGCCGAGATCAACCCGAAATTCGTCGCCCACTGGAAAGCACAGACCGGCAAGGAACAGAAGATCGACCAGTCGTTCGCCGGCACCTCGCGCCAGGCCCAGGACATCATCCAGGGCAAGAAGGTCGACACCGTGACCTTCAACCAGGTCACCGACGTGGACATCCTCGCCAAGCGTGGCCTGGTGCGCGCCGACTGGGCCAAGCAGTTCGACAACAACAGCTCGCCCTACTACAGCACCACCGCCTTCCTGGTGCGCAAAGGCAATCCCAAGGGCATCAAGAACTGGGACGACCTGGCCCGTTCGGACGTGAAGCTAGTCTTCCCCAACCCGAAAACCTCCGGCAACGCCCGCTACAGCTACCTGGGCGCCTGGCTCTACGCCAACGAAGCCTTCAAGGGTGACGAAGGCAAGATCAAGGAATTCGTCGGCAAGGTCCTGCACAACGTCGAGAACTTCCCCACCGGCGGCCGTGGCGCCACCGTGGCCTTCGCCCAGAACGGCCAGGGCGACGTGCTGCTGACCTTCGAATCGGAAGTGGTCAACATCGCCAACGGCGAGGAATTCAAGTCTGGCGAGTTCGAAGTCGTGGTGCCGCCGGTCAGCGTACTGGCCGAGTTCCCGGTCGCCGTGGTGGACAAGGTGGTCGACGAGAAAGGCACCCGAGAAGTGGCGACCGAATACCTGAAGTTCCAGTACAGCAAGGACATCCAGCAACTGCTGACGACCTACAACTACCGTGTGCACCACCCGGAAGTGGTCGCGGCGACCAAGGCGCAGTTCCCCGCGATCCGCCTGATCAACCCGACCGAAGTGCTGGGTAGCTGGGACGATATCACTGCCAAGCATTTCGACGGCAATGGTATCCTTGACCAGTTGCTGGCCAGCGGCCGCTGA
- a CDS encoding DUF6491 family protein — protein MRGPGSVVFFALFALLGACGTSVIRDESLPLEERLARLDYRQGKVLDSIQRYDIDGWQYLDKSHLILGGGPRGAYLIEFSSPCRNLAFSNRIGYSTTVGALSRLDRIVSSDGSGFPEHCLIGNIYRLERIDKKSRE, from the coding sequence ATGCGTGGTCCGGGATCGGTAGTGTTCTTTGCATTGTTCGCGCTGCTGGGCGCATGCGGTACGTCGGTGATTCGCGATGAGTCGTTGCCGCTGGAGGAGCGACTGGCCAGGCTGGACTACCGGCAGGGCAAGGTGCTCGACTCGATCCAGCGTTATGACATCGACGGCTGGCAGTACCTGGACAAGTCGCACCTGATTCTGGGGGGTGGACCGCGTGGTGCCTACCTGATCGAGTTCTCCAGTCCTTGCCGCAATCTGGCGTTCAGCAATCGGATCGGCTACAGCACCACGGTCGGCGCGCTGAGCCGGTTGGACCGCATCGTCTCCAGCGATGGCAGCGGTTTTCCCGAACACTGCCTGATTGGCAACATCTATCGCCTGGAGCGTATCGACAAGAAGTCCAGGGAGTGA
- a CDS encoding SprT family zinc-dependent metalloprotease translates to MPEQIQARVESCYKLAEDFFARCFTRPEVSLKLRGQKAGVAHLHDNLLRFNRQLYLENSEHFLRQTVPHEVAHLIAHQLFGPGIKPHGEEWQQIMLGVYELPPDRCHSYAVKRTPATCYIYNCNCPSRDFAFTAQRHALVAKGRRYLCRTCKAQLLFSGLQRLE, encoded by the coding sequence ATGCCGGAACAGATTCAAGCCCGCGTCGAGAGCTGCTACAAGCTGGCGGAAGACTTCTTCGCAAGGTGCTTCACCCGCCCGGAGGTGAGCCTCAAGCTGCGTGGACAAAAAGCGGGAGTCGCTCACCTGCATGACAACCTGCTGCGCTTCAACCGGCAGTTGTACCTGGAAAACAGTGAGCACTTTCTCCGGCAGACCGTGCCCCACGAGGTCGCCCACCTGATCGCCCATCAACTGTTCGGTCCTGGCATCAAGCCCCACGGCGAGGAGTGGCAGCAGATCATGCTGGGTGTCTACGAACTGCCGCCAGACCGCTGCCACTCCTATGCTGTCAAGCGCACTCCGGCGACCTGCTACATCTATAACTGCAACTGCCCCTCACGGGACTTCGCCTTCACCGCGCAACGCCACGCCCTGGTGGCGAAGGGACGGCGCTACCTGTGCCGCACCTGCAAGGCGCAATTGCTGTTCAGCGGGCTACAGCGCCTGGAGTAA
- a CDS encoding Yip1 family protein: MINHVWGLFAHPGQAWRDISNERQTVSRLYLSHILLLAAIPPLSAYIGTTQLGWSIAGGDPVRLTQASALPLALLSYLTMLIGIAVMGRFIHWMARTYSASPSLGQCIVFAGYTATPLFIGGLAALYPHLWLGLLAGTAAVSYTAYLLYVGLPTFMGIPRDEGFLFSSSVLAAGLVVLVSIIAASVIIWSLGVGPVYTS; the protein is encoded by the coding sequence ATGATCAATCACGTATGGGGTCTGTTCGCACATCCGGGCCAGGCATGGCGTGACATCAGCAACGAAAGGCAGACCGTCAGCCGTCTGTACCTCAGCCATATCCTGCTGCTCGCCGCCATTCCTCCCCTCTCCGCCTACATCGGCACCACACAACTCGGCTGGAGCATCGCCGGTGGCGATCCGGTGCGGCTGACCCAGGCCAGCGCCCTGCCATTGGCCTTGCTGTCCTACCTGACCATGCTGATCGGCATCGCCGTGATGGGTCGCTTCATCCACTGGATGGCGCGCACCTACAGTGCCAGTCCGTCCCTGGGCCAATGCATCGTCTTCGCCGGCTACACCGCGACGCCGCTGTTCATCGGTGGCCTGGCGGCGCTCTACCCACACCTGTGGCTGGGCCTGCTGGCGGGCACGGCGGCAGTCAGCTACACCGCTTACCTGCTGTATGTCGGGCTGCCGACCTTCATGGGTATTCCCCGCGACGAAGGCTTCCTGTTCTCCAGCTCGGTACTGGCGGCGGGGCTGGTGGTGCTGGTCAGCATCATTGCCGCCTCGGTCATCATCTGGAGCCTGGGCGTAGGCCCGGTCTACACCAGTTGA